One part of the Dermacentor andersoni chromosome 2, qqDerAnde1_hic_scaffold, whole genome shotgun sequence genome encodes these proteins:
- the LOC129387495 gene encoding uncharacterized protein yields the protein MVFTLAFIRIGYGRIDEGWKASQQIAVVHSPVRAVQILRQQPLEDAACRATAEYARQGQGQLAEAANAEAASFHQLLLQQNRQHHQQLVEELRAARVVQQQLAAEMRGLREATGLIATTLRQLLARLCEHPQP from the exons ATGGTGTTCACTCTTGCTTTTATTCGCATAGGATACGGAAGAATCGATGAAGGTTGGAAGGCATCTCAACAGATAGCTG TGGTACATTCCCCCGTGCGGGCGGTACAGATACTCCGCCAACAGCCGCTGGAGGATGCGGCCTGCAGGGCAACCGCCGAGTATGCACGGCAGGGGCAGGGGCAACTGGCTGAGGCAGCGAACGCGGAGGCCGCCAGTTTccaccagctgctgctgcagcaaaataGGCAG catcatcagcagctgGTGGAGGAGCTGAGGGCGGCCCGGGTGGTGCAGCAGCAGCTGGCAGCAGAGATGCGTGGTTTGAGAGAGGCCACCGGCCTCATCGCGACAACACTGCGCCAGCTCCTGGCTCGCCTCTGCGAGCATCCTCAGCCATGA